GTTAAGAACCTATCAATTTTGATATTGTTAATTGATTTAGACCTCAAAGATAGATGATGCAAGATTCTAATGgtatcttttagttttttttcttgagATTTGTATGTATAAGTATAGATGAGTCTTACTCTCTCCATTGTTAAAGCGAAATCTCATACaaaaacatgtattttttttttttaaatttatcgtTGAAGTTTGATGATATGACAAATAAGTTccataattttgtaaaatatctCTTACACAATTTACTTATAAAGAGTCACttaacatttaaaaataatatttttaccaaTATGATGTtggaataattaaataaaacaacTCTAGAGAAAATAACTGAATTTCAATTCCTGCAGTCATCAATTCTAGTTTCACATATAACTCAAAAGGATCTAAGTTGTGAAGATATTTTGAAGCCCCTATTAGGAGGTCAAAGGTTTTGATTACGatggattaaaaatatatatttttggtagTTTGGTAGAAGAAGTTGATATGTATGAAGTTGATTAATGAATAAACTTTGTGCTTTTATTTTgagattttagttttttaatttgatGGAGATTGATGAAGTTGAAGGTGAGAACGGTAAAGAATGAtgaagaaaaagttgaacaTGAAGAACaataagattttttatttttttttaaaaaaaagaagaaaataatttgatgATTTGTACTTGCAACTTCATCAATAAAACGactataaaatcttttttaacataatatgtTAGAAAATTTTAATAGGGTTAACGGTGCAAATTTTATATCCCCTCTTCTATTGATGAGATTTATCATGCTTGTTGTGAGATGTGTCTGGATAAATTTGGGGAGATACAGTTTATTGTAGATAGCTTTTGAACTTTAAATACACGTATGACTTTGTTCGAATGtcatttttgataattttaggcGAGCAATAATATATGTGAAGAATGAGGCATCTTTCAACTTCTTAAGTGACCCACAAAAAGGATGTAGACCAACAAATATTTCAGTGTACGaatgaataagaaaaaaatatgtgtgAACTTAATTGAAGTTTCACCACTTGTGAAATCGAATTACGAGGATTTTCATAAAACTTATGATGAATTGAATTACACGAAAATAGAAATATCTGGTGGAGAGAGAGGAGGACAAAATAAGTAGATTAGACGTGTGTGTGGAAAAAAAGTTTAAGCGTTTTAGACATTGCAAGAGAAGATTATGGTCAAAGTAATAATAGTAATCTatctatttattaataataagcAGACGAGTGAGATGGTAAACTAAGGAAGGAAGCAGTCTTGTTCGTCTTTCTTCATGAAGATTCACTCGGTACgactattcattcattcattcattaattcaacattaacttcattttttaattttctttctttctactcaAACAAAACTATTTCACTTTCTTCTGTTTTTTCCTCTCTCACTTCCGCGccttgtttcttcttcttctctctctctggTTTATGTTTTTTCATGCTATTGCTTCCATTTCCCCTTCTCCCCCAggtaactctctctctctctctctctctccaaaAGTCAAGTCAACTTACCATACTTTCATTCACTTTTTTAGTCATGTTACCGTTTTTTAGGCGTTAAAACGAAAtgtcttcattttattttatttttcttgtaaatGATATGCAATTCATTCTTCAACTAATCCTGTTTCAGTATCTATTGCTTGATTGTACTAACAAAaagtttcaaatcaaaacttaaTCTCCAGCTACAAAGTTTATTGCATTTTGCTTAATATTATTTACTGTCATTTATGTGTGTCTATTCTATCTACCATATAATTACAAATCTAATGTACACTTTAAagtaaacaaatttataattatcatGTGGATTTAATCCTTAGTGCCCTAAATAATATCCTTAGGAAATGGTTTTCATGAATTTCTTTTGTTCATACATACTGGATGTGTGATGTAGGTATTTCAAATTGAACTCTAACTAACTGGTATGGAACCATTCCTTAATCATAACTTGCAACAACAAACATTATTTGCTGTATTTGTTTCATGGGAGAAGAACGGATTTTATTTTCTAGACTAATTGTTTCAAGGCAAGAGGATGGCTTCTCTGGAAGCTATTTCTCAAATTATAGACACCGTTTCCGAGTTTGTATTTGCTTCAGACAATGTCCTTGTCAAGAAGGGTAGTTTTAAGGAACTTGGTGATTACTTGCAAAGAATTGCAcctattttaaaacaattgaGGAAAGAAAAGGTCAGTGATTCCGAGACATTCAACAACGCCATCGAGATTCTGAATCGTGAAATTAAAGATGCAAAGAAATTGGTTCAAGAATGTAGCAAGAAGAGCAAGGTGTATCTCCTGGTGAACAGCAGAACTGTTGCTAAGCGCTTAAAACACAACACTAGCGAGATCAGCAGGGCAATTGGTCTTCTTCCTCTGGCTACATCAGGCCTTTCTGCTGGAACGAttgaagaaattgaaaggttacGTGACAATATGCAAGCAGCTGAGTTTAAGGCAGCCGTATCAGAAGAAGAGATATTAGATAAAATCGAGTTAGGGATACAGGAAAAGAATTTTGACCGCTCCTATGCAAATGATTTGCTGCTTCTCATTGCAGATGCTCTTGGGATTACAAAAGAGCGGTCGACATTAAAGAAAGAGCTTGAAGAGtttaaaagtgaaattgaaaatgAGAAAGACCGGGCTGAGGCCATTCAAATGGATCAAATCATTGCTTTGTTGGAAAGGTCTGATGCAGCCTCGTCAACCAGGGAAAAGGAACTCAAATACTTTGCAAAACGAGATTCTCTGGGTACTCAACCCTTGGAGCCTTTACAGTCCTTTTTTTGTCCTATTACTCGGGATGTTATGGATGACCCTGTGGAAACTTCATCTGGGCAAACATTTGAGAGAAGTGCAATTGAAAAGTGGTTTGCGGAAGGAAACAAAACATGTCCTCTATCTTGCATTACTTTAGACACGTCGATTTTGAGACCTAACAAAACCTTGAAACAATCAATAGAAGAATGGAAAGATAGGAATACAGTGATTACAATTGCTtcaatgaaagaaaaaatccaATCTGGGGATGAAGTTGGAGTATTGCATTGCCTGCAAACTCTTCAAGGTTTGTGTGAACAAAAGGACCAGCACAGAGAATGGGTGGTACTGGAGAATTATATACCAGTtcttatccaatttctttcCGAAAAAAACCGTGATATAAGGAATCACGTCCTTGTCATCCTTTGCATGCTGGTGAAGGATAATGAAGATGCCAAGGTACATAATTAGTAACCTTTAAGTGatcttatagtttttttaataataatccTTCTGTTCTATTTTAATAAAGAGTGGTGTAGCAGCTTGCTATGTTTAAAATTTGTCTTTCTATAGATATATTGATCGATTACAGTTATTATTCATGTTTCAATAAAATGAAGATATATCTAATTTTCCACTTTGGCTAAAACCTAAACATAGCGAATAACGTTTTAAAAAAGAGATCTCAAACAGTTTATCTTACATTCAAGAACAGACCTGATGTAGGGATTAAATTTAATCTGTAAAAGACAGATGCTCCTCTCGTCATTCAATAATCAGCCCTAAGTCAAGCCTTCAAACATTTACAAAGAGGCCTAATGCAAAATTTCATTCTGATATCattatttttacatatttcATATAGAAGAACCTCTGACCAATTCTTAAATAAATCGATTTGGTACAATACATATATATTCTCCACTGGACCTACAAAATAAAATCTCAAAACAGATTGGTGTAGGAGCTTTACATTAGAGAAAACACTACCTAATATGAATTTTAGATATTCTCATCACACTCTCATCTATAATTTTGATCTAATATCTAAACCCCTTATTCTGTCTAATTTACCGTGTAATTAAACATGCAAATACCCTTCATAACTATGTGTAACTTCATAGATATTTTCTCCTAACCCTGAAATTTTTTCAGGAAAGAATTGCAAAAGTAGACAATGCAATCGAGTCTATTGTCCATTCTCTTGGCCGTCGTTTGGGGGAAAGGAAGTTGGCTGTGGCATTACTACTGGAACTATCCAAATGTGATTTGTTAAAAGAATACATTGGAAAAGTTCAAGGTTGCATACTACTATTGGTGACTATGTCTAGCAGTGAGGACAGTCAAGCTGCCAGAGATGCAACAGAGTTGCTGGAGAAGCTTTCATGCTATGATCAGAATGTTATACAGATGGCAAAGGCAAATCATTTCAAGCATTTATTGCAGCGTCTCTCCACAGGTTTATCTCGAACCTTAAATTTTGAGTCAGTGTATAGGTTGctgcttttttattttcagtGATTATGCAATGATGAGGAGAAACCTTCTTAACTGCGCTAGCGAGAAACCTTTCCGTTTAGGAACCATGTTGTTCTAATCTACAGTTTTTGAGAGTTTCAACTAACTGtttaaatgaattatttgaGGAACTGCATCAATGCATTTACAAATGGACACTATAATTAATGCACATGcctgttattaaaaaaaaatcagggaTGATGTGAGGAACAAGCCCTTACTATAAATTTTATACTTATGCAGGACCAGATGATGTGAAGATGATTATGGTCAAAATGTTAGCAGAAATGGAGTCAACAGACCACAATAAGGAGATCTTGTTTGACAGCGGTATTCTGGCTCCTCTTCTTCACTTGGTCTCGCATAATGATGTTCAGATGAAATTGGTTGCCCTTAAAGCTCTACAGAATCTATCTAGTTTACAGAAAAATGGACTAGAAATGATTCGACAAGGTGCAGCACGCCTATTATTTGGCATTCTTTTCCAGCACAGCCTTCCTTCCTCAAGTTTGTCAGAACATGTAGCTCCCATAATTATGCAACTTGCTGCATCTACCATCTCTCAGGATACACAGACACCAGTTTCATTGTTAGAATCCGATGAAGATGTTTTTAACCTTTTCTCTCTAATTAGCTACACAGTGCCTGATGTGCGACAATATATTATCCAGACTTTTTATGCCCTCTGTCAGTCGCCGTCAGCTTCAGATATCAAAAACAAGCTAAGAAAGGTATTCAATATAGTCCAAGCAGGCATGTCTAACATAATTGagcaccaaattttttttatttgctaaTGTCTAAAATAGTCTACATATGTATTTGCAGTGCCCATCGGTTCTTGTATTGGTCAAGTTGTTTGAGAATGAAAGCCTAAATCTTCGAGCAAGTGCTGTGAAGCTGTTTTCTTGCCTGGTTGAAAGCAGTGATGAGGCCACCATACTGCAGCATGTGAATCAGAAGTGTGTTGAGACTTTACTCCAGATCCCGAAATCTTCATCTGATGAAGAAGAAATTGTTTCTGCTATGGGAATAATACGTTATCTTCCAAAAATTGAACAGATCACTCAGTGGCTTTTGGATGCCGGGGCGTTGCCAATCATTTGTAATTATATCCAAGAAGGGAAGGACAAAGATCTCCGAAATAGTAAGCTGGTAGAGAATTCTGTTGGTGCCTTATGTCGTTTTACAGCTCCAACAAAATTGGAATGGCAAAAGCGTGCTGCCGAAACTGGGATTATAACTGCTTTAGTACAATTGCTTGAAAGTGGAACTGCTCCAGCAAAACAGCTAGCAGCACTGTCCCTAACTCAATTTTCTAAAAGCTCACAAGAACTAAGCAGTCCAATGCCAAAGCGCAAGGGATTTTGGTGCTTCTCAGCCCAAACAGAAGCCGGATGCTTAGTTCATGGTGGTGTATGCACCGCAGAATCATCATTTTGCCTTTTGGAGGCTGATGCAGTAGGACCACTAGCAAAAACTCTCGGGGAATCTGATTTTGGGGTGTGTGAGACTTCCTTAGATGCTCTTCTAACTTTAATTGACGGGGAAAAGCTGCAGAGTGGTAGTAAAGTGCTTGCAGATAAAAATGTCATACCACTAATAATAAGATTTCTCGGCTCCTCTTCCCCCGGATTGCAGGAAAAGTCACTTAATGCTTTGGAAAGGATTTTCCGGTTATTGGAGTTCAAACAGAAATATGGAGCTTCAGCTCAAATGCCTCTGGTTGATTTAACTCAGCGGGGTAATGGCAGCGTTAAATCCATGGCAGCTCGAATATTGGCACATTTGAATGTGCTTCATGATCAATCTTCATATTTTTAAAGAATGTTGACTCAATTAAATGTACTGAGGAGCAAAGTTTAGTTAACTAACAACCATAAGGTTCAATTTTCCCTTGATCCTTTGACCATGGCATGGCAAAGACTGTTGCAAACTACAAGTTTGGACAGGAAATGGGATTTTTTGACAGAGAAAATTGCTCTCATCTGGCAGCAActtgaaaatcatatatatcTTGTATAAGTGTCTTCATCCAATATAGGCTGTTGTTGTATTAAGGTAGGATTACCATTGGACATATAGGAATTTATTCGGGGCTTATATTATACTGCCCAAATATTTGTACACTTTGAGGATTGATTGGATTGTCTGGTTACTTGTGTTAAAAATAGAAATCTCTTTAAACAACGATTGTATTCTTTGTTATGAGAATTCTTTGTTCTGTGATTCATCTTATACtgtaaaaaatttatgtttattatttattttggttattGTTCTATCTTTTTAATTGTGTCTTTGGTGACTAGTTAAAATTGTGTCTTTTTTAATTGGTGAAAGACAttataatattctttttatataaaaaagacGCTTAAAGGCTCAATTAAGTTTATCAAAAAATGTGAAACTTGAAGCTTGACACCATAGCCATAGGCTCAAAACATGCTTAAGCAAGAAACAGTTaagcaagaagaagaaaaggaaattTTATTATGCATAAATCTAATTGAGCTTCTGATACAAGTATCACTTATATACAAACTATATATCTCTAAGATAGAATTCTATAACTAACTAACAGAATCCTAACCAACTCAGTTAGTTACAAAACCAAAATTCTAACTAACTTGTAATAATAGCAACTGTTTCCTTCACTTGGCTTTTATCATTAACACCCCCTCTCAAGGTGGAATGTATATCCAACATTCCAAGCTTGGATTCAAGATTAGAAAAAGGTCCTGGATACAAAGATTTAGTCAATGTGTCAGCTATTTGATCCTTGGAAGAGACCGGTAGGAGATGAACAATGCCTTGTTGTAT
This genomic interval from Trifolium pratense cultivar HEN17-A07 linkage group LG6, ARS_RC_1.1, whole genome shotgun sequence contains the following:
- the LOC123889546 gene encoding U-box domain-containing protein 44-like; its protein translation is MASLEAISQIIDTVSEFVFASDNVLVKKGSFKELGDYLQRIAPILKQLRKEKVSDSETFNNAIEILNREIKDAKKLVQECSKKSKVYLLVNSRTVAKRLKHNTSEISRAIGLLPLATSGLSAGTIEEIERLRDNMQAAEFKAAVSEEEILDKIELGIQEKNFDRSYANDLLLLIADALGITKERSTLKKELEEFKSEIENEKDRAEAIQMDQIIALLERSDAASSTREKELKYFAKRDSLGTQPLEPLQSFFCPITRDVMDDPVETSSGQTFERSAIEKWFAEGNKTCPLSCITLDTSILRPNKTLKQSIEEWKDRNTVITIASMKEKIQSGDEVGVLHCLQTLQGLCEQKDQHREWVVLENYIPVLIQFLSEKNRDIRNHVLVILCMLVKDNEDAKERIAKVDNAIESIVHSLGRRLGERKLAVALLLELSKCDLLKEYIGKVQGCILLLVTMSSSEDSQAARDATELLEKLSCYDQNVIQMAKANHFKHLLQRLSTGPDDVKMIMVKMLAEMESTDHNKEILFDSGILAPLLHLVSHNDVQMKLVALKALQNLSSLQKNGLEMIRQGAARLLFGILFQHSLPSSSLSEHVAPIIMQLAASTISQDTQTPVSLLESDEDVFNLFSLISYTVPDVRQYIIQTFYALCQSPSASDIKNKLRKCPSVLVLVKLFENESLNLRASAVKLFSCLVESSDEATILQHVNQKCVETLLQIPKSSSDEEEIVSAMGIIRYLPKIEQITQWLLDAGALPIICNYIQEGKDKDLRNSKLVENSVGALCRFTAPTKLEWQKRAAETGIITALVQLLESGTAPAKQLAALSLTQFSKSSQELSSPMPKRKGFWCFSAQTEAGCLVHGGVCTAESSFCLLEADAVGPLAKTLGESDFGVCETSLDALLTLIDGEKLQSGSKVLADKNVIPLIIRFLGSSSPGLQEKSLNALERIFRLLEFKQKYGASAQMPLVDLTQRGNGSVKSMAARILAHLNVLHDQSSYF